A stretch of DNA from Thiomicrospira sp. XS5:
TTCGTATCGCCCGCAATGCGATGAGCACGCAGATTTTCGGCGATTATCGCACCTTGATGGCCGCCCTCACCGACGACATCGAAACCGTGCTCGCCGAACAACCCAAAACCGTTTTCGTGCTGAAATTGCTCGGCACGGATCGCTCCGAAGCGGATATTGAACGCTGTGGCGATTGAGCAATTTGCCGACGGCGTTCTGGCCTCCATGTCAGCCTTATCCGGCTGGGAAATCGTCGCCACGCTACTCGGTTTGGGCTACATCCTGTTTGCCATCCGTCAATCGGTTTGGGCCTGGCCCTGTGCCTTTTTCAGCACGCTGATCTACACCCTGCTGTTCTGGCAAGGCCAACTGCCCTTGCAGGCGGTGCTGAACGGCTATTATCTGTTGATGGCCATTTACGGCTTCTGGCTCTGGCGCCAACCGGTAAAAAGTGACAACGGCATTGCCGTGCATCGCAAATCGTTTGGATTCCATCTACTGTATCTGGTGACGGGGTTCAGTTTGACGTTCGCGCTGGGCGGTTTTCTGGAAAGCGGCGATCATTCACGCTTTCCATATCTGGATGCCGGGGTCATGGTGTTTTCGGTCATGAACACCTATCTGATGGCGCGCAAAGTGCTGGAAAACTGGCTCTACTGGCTGGTCATCAATTCGGCCGCCATCGTGCTTTATTGGCAAAGCGGCTTCTACTTCACCATCGTGATGTTTGTGCTGTATTTCGGCTTGGCGATTGTCGGGTATCGGGAATGGCGTCAGGACTGGGCACAACGTCAGCACTCCGAACCTTAAAAAAGAAGTACTCGGTCAGTTTGGCTCAATCCAGCCAAACCGGCCGTTCCTGCCAGGCCTGGTAGTTTGATTCCCCAAAGACATTCATCAGAAACAACGCGGCGCGATACGGCGCGCGAACCTCAGAAACCGTCGGAATTTCCGCCAATTTTTGATATTCGTTACAAAAATCATCAAATTGATTTTCGTTCAGCAACAGCTCAACCAACACCCAATCCAAAGCAATCGGCCCGGCCACCAACGCGTCCAGATCGGTCAAACCGGTTAAGCGGCCGTCCTGTTGCAGAAACTGATCCCACCGTAAATCGGGCATAATGATGCCAAACGGCCCGGCGTCGAAGTTCGGCTGAAAAACCTTATCACACTCGGCCAACAAAGCGTCGCGTTCGGAAGCCGGCACACCTTTCTCCGGCGTCGCTTGTTGTTCTAACCACGTTTTCAAATGGTTTGACCAGGCCTGGTGATTTTGCCGATTAAACTCTGGACAGGTGATGTCGCCCAAGCCCTCGAAAGACACTCGATGCAACCCCGCCAAATGACGCGCCAACTGTGCCACCATCTCCGAAGTAACCGACTCGGCCGTCACCGCTCGCCCCGGCAAACAATCGGTGCGCAAGCCCCACAACCCGGCAGAGGGTTTTAACCACAGTTGCCGAAGGGCCGGAATCCGCAACTCGGTCGCGTCCGCCACCATCGGATACAAGGTTTCAAACCTGGAAATCTGCTGCGGTAAATCCACATCGAATAACGCTTGCATCCCCTGCCAGAAGGGCCCGGCATCATGTGTAACGGAATTCAAAACCTTAATAACATCACGCTGTCCAGCATCGTCGTAAAACCAAATTTGATGACTGCTGTCTTCAAACACCGTCGGCAAAGGCTGCAGGGCTTCCCGTTTCAATTCGGGCACTAGGGACAATAAGCTGGTTAAAGGGTCTGAGTCAGGCAACATAAAACCGTCATATTAAAAGTCAAAGGCATTAAGAAGAGAGTGAAGTGACTATATCAGAAGATGTGTTTTTAAAATCGGAAAAAGTTCGAAATCCGTCTCAGAAACAGATTCCGAAAACATGAGCAACGTACTCAAACTCTGGAACAAATACGATTAGGCCTCTCGCCATTCACCAAACACCCACCAGCCATGCCAGTGCATTTTTTTGACCGTACAATCGGCCTCTTGGTAGGAACGTTCCCAATCCAAAAGCGGTGAGGTCCAAATGCGGCGCATCACTTGAAAAAAACCGTTTCGGGAGGACTGTAATCCGGAGAAGTCTCGGCAGCTGTAATAATGTTCATTGGCCCCTGTGGAACCATTAATTGCGTCCATAAACCCTTTAATCGGTGACGCAAAATCGTATTTCAAATCCGGGTCAGCCGAGTAACGAATGCAATCAGTTTCGCCAAACATAAAGTCTTGTATCACATCCATAAAACCGCCAAAAAAACCTTTATTCGGATAGGCACACACACCGGATCGTCCGACATAAAAAGTATCGTTATCCAACACCCAAGGATCCTTATATTTCGAGTAAGTCATCATAAATGAGGAAACTTTCTTACGACCGGCAAATTGCATCGGAGCATTCCCAGCCACCCACTGCGCATCGACTGCATTCCAATGAGCTTCCGGAAAAGGATTCACGCCGTCGTTAATGGTTAAGGGTTCATCGGCCAACACCGCTTGCCAGGCCTGGCTGGTTTTATCCGTCGGATTCATCCCTTCATAAGGCTTCGCCACCCATTGCGGCGAGAACGCCACGGTATCCGCCTGATAGTATTCCGCATCCCCACCAAAAAAACCACCAACGGAAGGGGCAATCCCGGTTTCACAATAACGTTTCCGATCCCCTGAATTCGGTGCGCCCATCACGCTTTGCGTTTCTTCCGCCACCAAGCAAGCGTTGTAGCGGGCATCACAGTAACAACTGGCCATATCCGGCGAATCAATGTCGCTGGCCGATAAACCGTAAACCGCACGTCCGACCGGACGAAAAAACGGCAAAAGCGACGAAGCACTACTTTCTTTAATCTCAATACTCACCGCACTGAAATCCGGCGGCATTTCGTCCTCTGCCAAACCGAACTTAGGATTCTCCGCATTATGTTCCAACGGCTCGAATTCTTCGTGATAAGTGTACTCCATACCACTGGAAGGATCGGTATAAGTCACCGGCGAATCCAGCGGCACCATATTGCCGAACTTGACCGTCAAATTCACATTACTATCCACCTGATGCCCCAAGTCCTTGAGCATATCGGATAATTTTTCACGCACCAAATCCCCCTGACCATTGGCCACCATTTCACGTGTTAAAGACATTTCAGTGCGAAGGGCCACCGGTGCAATGGCTTGGGCATAATTATCAAAATTACGATCCATAATCATTTTATTGCCCAACTCCAAGGCCGTATAAAAGCCGGTAAACCCAATGGACATAATGGCAATTCCGATAATCGAAATCGCGCCTCTTTGTGAATGCAACTTCTGACGCTGTCTCATACACCCTCCACGGTTTTGAGCAGGTTTAAATTATTGGCCGCTTTGGTATTGAGCGGATCTTTTTGTAAGGCTTGTTGAAAATACTGTTTGGCCTGAGGGTAGCGTTTTTGCAATAACGCACTGAACCCCAGGTTATTCAGCGCACTGACTTGCTCGCTGTTGGAAGCCCCATCATCATCCAGCCAGGATTGGTATATTTTTTCCGCCAATGCATAGTCATCATTCATTAACGCCAGTCGAGCCAGTTCTCCCTCATCATCTCGACTAAAACCGGACAAGCCCTGTGCCTGCTTCCAGGCCGACAACGCCAGTCCATATTTCTTTTGGCCTTCATAACTTTGCGCTAGCAGACGGTAGACGTCGATATCCTGTGGCCGAAACTTACGCATTTTTTGCAGCAGGTTTTCCGCCGCTTGATAACGCTCATCCTTGATTTGCATTCTGGCCATATCGAGGGCAAACTTATACTCATCTTCGACCCCCAAATTTTCCGCCAAAGGCTTGTCTTCCTGAGCGCTTTTGGCATAATCCAGGCGAGTTGGCTCATTTACGTCCAAGCTGCTGCAACCGGAAAGCAGCACCAATAGAGAAAAGGCGCTTAAGGCAAAAACAAACCTTCCCGTCCAATGATTATGTGTGTTTTTTAACATTAAAAACTCCTTCCAAACTGCACCATTTGTTCCGCCAAAAGCAAAATCAAATACGGAATCATCAAGAACGGCATAATCACCAAGGCCATTTTTGCAGACGTTTTCGCGGCTTTTTCCTGCATCATCTGCTCACGGTTCAAATACATACGGCGCGAAAACTCATTAATCGCTTCACTGATGGAGCTCCCCAGTTTTTCATTTTGAATCAACATTTGAATCAAACTCTCAATGTCCTTGGTCGGGTTACGCTCGGCAAACTGCCGCAATGCTTCGGTTCGAGGCACGCCCAGTTGAATTTGGTCCAACAAATAATCAAACTCGCCGCACACTTCAGGCGCAATTTCTCGTAATTCCTGCGTGACCCGTTTCATCGCCACCATATAACTCAAGCCGGCATTCATGCAGATATTGCTCATATCCAAAAAATCCGGTAACTGAATATTAATGCGTGCCAAACGTTTATTGCCCAGATAAATCAACACCCGTTCCGGCAACAGCAACATCACCGCGGGCACCGCAATCATCCAAATCGGCGAAATCGCCCACCAGCTCCACAAAACCACCATCAGCAAAGCCGCCCCAATCACCAGGGCGTATTTAATGAAAAAATAAGCCCCAAACGCATTGGGTTGGCGGAATCCAGCGCGAGACAATTGCTGCTGAACCGTTTCAATTTCTTTCGACGTTTTCGGGCCCAACGCCCTGCCCAACGCACACCAACCACACCCTTGATAGCCGTCTTCTTTGCGCGTTTTAAACACTTGCATCAGCCCAACACGTACCTTTAAGTGCTCCACCGCCAACTGCCTGTTCTGAGCGCGCAACAAATGACGCACCACCATCAACGTCACGATAAACGTCAAGGTGGCGACCAAAAT
This window harbors:
- the pnuC gene encoding nicotinamide riboside transporter PnuC; protein product: MSALSGWEIVATLLGLGYILFAIRQSVWAWPCAFFSTLIYTLLFWQGQLPLQAVLNGYYLLMAIYGFWLWRQPVKSDNGIAVHRKSFGFHLLYLVTGFSLTFALGGFLESGDHSRFPYLDAGVMVFSVMNTYLMARKVLENWLYWLVINSAAIVLYWQSGFYFTIVMFVLYFGLAIVGYREWRQDWAQRQHSEP
- a CDS encoding phosphotransferase produces the protein MLPDSDPLTSLLSLVPELKREALQPLPTVFEDSSHQIWFYDDAGQRDVIKVLNSVTHDAGPFWQGMQALFDVDLPQQISRFETLYPMVADATELRIPALRQLWLKPSAGLWGLRTDCLPGRAVTAESVTSEMVAQLARHLAGLHRVSFEGLGDITCPEFNRQNHQAWSNHLKTWLEQQATPEKGVPASERDALLAECDKVFQPNFDAGPFGIIMPDLRWDQFLQQDGRLTGLTDLDALVAGPIALDWVLVELLLNENQFDDFCNEYQKLAEIPTVSEVRAPYRAALFLMNVFGESNYQAWQERPVWLD
- a CDS encoding type II secretion system F family protein, with the protein product MNLAILLILVATLTFIVTLMVVRHLLRAQNRQLAVEHLKVRVGLMQVFKTRKEDGYQGCGWCALGRALGPKTSKEIETVQQQLSRAGFRQPNAFGAYFFIKYALVIGAALLMVVLWSWWAISPIWMIAVPAVMLLLPERVLIYLGNKRLARINIQLPDFLDMSNICMNAGLSYMVAMKRVTQELREIAPEVCGEFDYLLDQIQLGVPRTEALRQFAERNPTKDIESLIQMLIQNEKLGSSISEAINEFSRRMYLNREQMMQEKAAKTSAKMALVIMPFLMIPYLILLLAEQMVQFGRSF
- a CDS encoding lipopolysaccharide assembly protein LapB, producing the protein MLKNTHNHWTGRFVFALSAFSLLVLLSGCSSLDVNEPTRLDYAKSAQEDKPLAENLGVEDEYKFALDMARMQIKDERYQAAENLLQKMRKFRPQDIDVYRLLAQSYEGQKKYGLALSAWKQAQGLSGFSRDDEGELARLALMNDDYALAEKIYQSWLDDDGASNSEQVSALNNLGFSALLQKRYPQAKQYFQQALQKDPLNTKAANNLNLLKTVEGV